Part of the Variovorax paradoxus B4 genome, GTAGCAGCGCGTGGCCTCACAGAACTTGGAGGCCCATATGAGAACGCTCGCTCGTTGTTATTGCCATGCCCTGGAGATTGGATTCGACCGCTCACCTCGCCGAACCATTCATTGTCATTGCGGTCAATGTCGAAGCCAATCGGGAGCGACATTCACGACGTGGGTCAGCTTTTCGGACCCGCCGCAGCCGCGAACAGGAGCACAAGCCCTTGGCGTGTTCGCCCCGACCGCCAACACGATGCGTCACTTCTGCAAGATCTGCGGTTCGCATTTGTACACGACGGATGCGCGTGATCCCGGCATCGTTGGCGTCCCTTTTGGTGCCATCGTTGAATCGACGGGCTTGGTGCCGACGGGGCACTACTTTGTTGATGACAAGGCGCCATGGCATGTGATCTCGGATGGGTTACCGCAGTTCGGCGGCCGCTCAGGCTTCGAGCCAATCGTCCCTGCTCCTGCGCATGGCCGAAAAGGCGACTGACACTGGAACCGGCCATTCTTCAACCTCACTTTGGCTCTTCTATGCTCGATCTGCACAGACACTCACCTGTACTTCCCAGAAGTC contains:
- a CDS encoding GFA family protein produces the protein MRTLARCYCHALEIGFDRSPRRTIHCHCGQCRSQSGATFTTWVSFSDPPQPRTGAQALGVFAPTANTMRHFCKICGSHLYTTDARDPGIVGVPFGAIVESTGLVPTGHYFVDDKAPWHVISDGLPQFGGRSGFEPIVPAPAHGRKGD